The following nucleotide sequence is from Acidobacteriota bacterium.
AGATGAGGATCACGGGGAGGAGGGCCACGATGATCAGGTAGATGGAGCCCGCGAAGAGCAGCCGGTTGAGCGAACGGTACAGGTAGTCGCTCGTGCTCTTTCCGGGGCGGATGCCGGGGATGAAGCCGCCGTACTTCTTGAGGTTCTCGGCCAGGTCCTCGGGGTTGAAGACGATGCTCACGTAGAAGAAGGTGAAGAGGACGATGAGGGCCCCGTACAGAGCGAGGTAGGTCAGGTTCCCGTACCCCAGGTAGGAGTTGAGGACCCGAACCGCCTCGTATTTGTCCAGAGCCGGGAGGCTCAGGATCGTCTGGGGAACCGCCAGGAGCGACACCGCGAAGATGATGGGCATGACCCCGCCGGGGTTGAGCTTCAAGGGGAAGTAGACGGCCTGCCCGCCCACCATTTTCCGGCCCACCATCCGCTTGGCGTACTGGATGGGGATCTTCCTCTGGGCCCGCTCGAAGTACACGATGAAGGCCACGACTCCGACCATGAAGGCCACGAGGAGGGCCACCACGAAGACCGAGAGGTTGCCCTCCTGGACCTGCCGGAAGGTCTGGACGGCGGCGGGGATGAGGCCCACCACGATGCCCGAGTAGATCATCAGGGAGATGCCGTTTCCGACGCCGCGGGCCGTGATCTGCTCGCCGAGCCACATGACGAAGGTGGCGCCGGCCGTGAGGATGATCACGGTGAGGACGTGGTAGCCGAAGCTGGGGTTCTCCACGACGCGCTTGGCCGTGACGGGGCTCACCAGGCTCTTGACCCAGAAGGAGATGCCCAGGCCCTGGACGACGCAGATGAGAATCGTCAGGTACCGGGAGTACTGCACGATCTTCTTCCGGCCCTCGGCTCCGCCTTCCTTCTGCAGTTTCTCGATGTAGGGCCAGACGACCCCGAGGAGCTGCATGATGATGGAGGCGGTGATGTACGGCATGATGCCCAGTGCAAAGATGGTGCACCGCTCGAGGGCGCCGCCCGAAAAGAGGTTCACGAACCCGAGGACGCCCGAACTGGCATACTGCTGGAAGAACTCCTGCAGGGCCAGGGCGTCGATTCCGGGCGTGGGGATCTGGGAGCCCACGCGGTACACGGCGAGGAGCAGGAACGTGAATATGATCCTCTTCCTGAGGTCGGGGATCCTGAAGAGGTTCTGGAAGGCTTCGATCACGGCTGCCTCACCTCCACCCGTCCTCCCGCCGCCTCGATGACCTGCCGGGCCTTCTCGGAGAAGGCGTCGGCCACCACCGTCATGGCCTTGTCCAGGGCGCCCACGCCCAGGATCTTCACGAGGGAGGTCTCGGA
It contains:
- the secY gene encoding preprotein translocase subunit SecY, encoding MIEAFQNLFRIPDLRKRIIFTFLLLAVYRVGSQIPTPGIDALALQEFFQQYASSGVLGFVNLFSGGALERCTIFALGIMPYITASIIMQLLGVVWPYIEKLQKEGGAEGRKKIVQYSRYLTILICVVQGLGISFWVKSLVSPVTAKRVVENPSFGYHVLTVIILTAGATFVMWLGEQITARGVGNGISLMIYSGIVVGLIPAAVQTFRQVQEGNLSVFVVALLVAFMVGVVAFIVYFERAQRKIPIQYAKRMVGRKMVGGQAVYFPLKLNPGGVMPIIFAVSLLAVPQTILSLPALDKYEAVRVLNSYLGYGNLTYLALYGALIVLFTFFYVSIVFNPEDLAENLKKYGGFIPGIRPGKSTSDYLYRSLNRLLFAGSIYLIIVALLPVILISGFPLQHLWGIGPSIENLFKALRLDWILRGFNLNFYFGGTSLLIVVGVAMDTLQQVESQLVMRHYEGFSRRTRIRGRK